CTTCGGCGCCGCCGTGGCGGGCGGGTCACAGGCCCAGGGTTGCCTTGAGGTCGGCCTTGACGGCGTCGAGGTCGGCGGCGGCCTGGGAGCGGGCGTCGCCGACGTCGCCGGTGACCGGGACGACGACCTCCAGGTAGCACTTGAGCTTCGGCTCGGTGCCCGAGGGGCGGACGACGACGCGGGCGTCGCCCGACAGCGTGTAGCGCAGGCCGTCGGTCGGGGGCAGGCCGCCGTCGCCACGGCTGAGGTCGTCAGCGCGCTCCACCGTACGGCCGCCCAGGGTGGCCGGGGGAGTGGCGCGCAGGCGGGCCATGGCGCCGGCGATCAGCGACAGGTCGTCCACCCGGACCGAGAGCTGGGACGTGGCGTGCAGGCCGTAGCGGCGGGCCTGGTCGTCGAGCAGGTCCAGCAGCGTGCGGCCGGCGCGCTTGGCGGCGGCGGCGATCGCGGCGACCGTGAGCGCGGCCCCGATGCCGTCCTTGTCGCGCACCGGCAGCCGGTCGCCGTCACCCGCCGCCGATCGATGATCGGCACCGTCCACGTCACCCGCCGGTGGTCGAGGAGCGGCACCGTCCACGTCACCCGCCGGTGGTCGAGGAGCGGTGCCGTCCGGGTCGGCGGCGTGCGGCAGGGGGTCGGTGCCGACGCTGTAGCCGATGGCCTCCTCGTAGCCGAAGACCAGGCCGGGCCCCGCCTTGATGATCCACTTGAAGCCGGTCAGCGTCTCGCCGTAGCGGACGCCGTGGGCGCGGGCGATCTTGCCCAGCAGGGTCGAGGACACGATGGTGGTGGCCACCATGCGCTCGCCCGAGGTGTGGGTGATCACGTGTTCGGCGAGCAGCCCGCCCACCTCGTCGCCGGTCAGCATCCGCACCGAGCCGTCGCCCAGCGGCACGCCCACCGCGCACCGGTCGGCGTCGGGGTCGTTGGCGAGGACGAGGTCGGCCCCGGTGCGGGCGGCCAGCGCGGCGGCGAGGTCCATCGCCCCCGGCTCCTCCGGGTTGGGGAAGGCCACGGTGGGGAAGTCGGGATCGGGGTTGCGCTGCTCCTCGACGGCCATCGGGCTCTCGAACCCGGCCCGCAGGAACGCGTCGGTCAGCGTGGCGCCGCCCACCCCGTGCAGCGGCGTGTAGGCGACCCGCAGCTCGCGGGCGTCGCCCAGAGGCAGCCGGGTGATCGCGTCGATGTAGTCGTCGACGATGTCATCGCCCAGCTCGGTCAGGGTGCCCGGCCCGTGCAGGGGCAGCTCGTCGACGGGGCCCCCGGCGTCGATGGCCGCGGAGATCTCCCGGTCGATCGGCGGCACGATCTGCGAGCCGTCGCCCCAGTAGACCTTGTAGCCGTTGTCGCGGGGCGGGTTGTGGCTGGCGGTGACCATCACCCCGGCGTCGGCGCCCAGGTGGGGCACCGCGAAGGCCAGCACGGGCGTGGGCAGCGGGCACGGCAGCACCGAGGCGTGCAGGCCGGCGCCGGTCAGCACCGCGGCCGTGTCACGGGCGAACACGTCGGACTTGTGCCGGGCGTCGTAGCCGATCACCACGTGGCGGCCGGAGCCGAGCACCTTGGCCAGGCCGGCGGCGGCCCTCATCACGGTGACCCGGTTCATCCGGTTGGGGCCCGCACCCAGCTCGCCGCGCAGCCCGGCGGTGCCGAACTCCAGCTTGCGGCCGAACCGGTCGGCCAGCGCCGCCAGGTCGCCCTGTTCGATCAACCCGGACAGCTCGGCGCGGGTCTCGGGGTCGGGGTCCTGGGCCAGCCACTGGCGGGCCCGCCGGACCAACTCGTCGCCCACCACCGCGGCCGGGCCGCTCGCCTCCGCGCTCACAGTCTGTCCACGACCTTGGCCAGCAGGACGCCCATGCGGGCGGCGGTGGCGCGGCCGACCTGCAGGACCTCCTCGTGGTCGAGCGGGTCGCCGGCCAGGCCGGCGGCCGGGTTGGTGACCAGGGACAGTCCGAGCACGTCGAGGCCGGCCTCGCGGGCGGCGATGGCCTCCAGGACCGTGGACATGCCGATCAGGTCGCCGCCGAGGGTGCGCAGCATGCGGATCTCGGCGGGCGTCTCGTAGGTGGGGCCGCGGAAGGCCACGTAGACGCCTTCGGCGATGGCCGGATCGATCTCGCGCACCAGCGCGCGCAGCCGCTTGGAGTAGACCTCGGTCAGGTCGATGAACGTGGTGCCGGTGATCGGGTTGGCGCCCGTCATGTTGATGTGGTCGCTGATCAGCACCGGGTCGCCGACCCGCTGCGTCTCGGGACGCAGGCCACCCGCCGCGTTGGTCAGGATGATCGTGCGGACGCCCGCGGCGGCGGCGGTGCGCACGCCGTGGACCACCGCCTCGACGGGCCGCCCCTCGTAGAGGTGGCTGCGGCCGAGGAAGACCAGCGCGTGCCGCCCGGCGCCGGTGCGGACGACGCGGATCTTGCCGCCGTGCCCGGCCACCACCGGAGCGGAGAAGCCGGGCAGGTCGGTGAAGGGGATCTCGCTGACCGTCTCCCCGAGCGCGTCGGCGGCCGGCACCCAGCCGGAGCCCATGACGAGGGCCACGTCGAAGGAGTCGAGGCCGGCGGCGGCCCGCAGCGCCGCTGCGGCCGCACCGGCCAGGGTGTAGGGGTCGTTGCTCACGTTCAGTAGTTTATGAGCAGCCTGTCCAGCACCCGCACCCCGAACTGCAGCGCGTCCACCGGCACCCGCTCGTCCACGCCGTGGAACATCGAGGCGAAGTCCATGTCGGCCGGCAGCCGCAGCGGCACGAATCCGAACCCGCGCACCCCCAGGTCGGCGAAGAACGTCTTGTTGTCGGTGCCGCCCGACATGCAGTACGGCACCGCCCGCGCGGTCGGGTCCTCGGCCTTCAGCGCCGCGATCATCGACTCGACCAGGGCGCCGTCAAACGTGGTCTCCAGCGCGATGTCGTGGTGCACGAACTCGCGGCGCACCCGGGGCCCGATGAGCGTGTCGACGGTCTTGAAGAAGTCCTCCTCGTGGCCGGGCAGGAACCGGCCGTCGATCACGGCCGTGGCCTGGCCGGGGATCACGTTGGACTTGTAGCCGGCGTCGAGCTGGGTGGGATTGGTGGTGTGGCTGAGCGTCGCGCCGACGAAGCGCACCAGCGGCCCGATCCGGTCGAGGATCGGCCGGGGGTCGTCCTCGTCGAAGGGGATGCCGAAGGCGTCGGCGACCTCGGTGAGGAACTGCCGCACGGTCGGGGTGAGCGTGATCGGCCACTGGTGGGCGCCCACCCGGGCGACCGCCGTGGCGAGCTCGGTGACGGCGTTGTCGGAGTTGAGCATCGAGCCGTGCCCGGCCGTGCCGTCGGCGATGAGCTTCATCCAGGCCAGGCCCTTCTGGGCCGTCTCGATGAGGTAGAGCCGCAGCGACGGGTCCACCTCCAGCGAGTAGCCGCCCACCTCGCTGATCGCCTCGGTGACGCCCTCGAA
The Nonomuraea muscovyensis genome window above contains:
- a CDS encoding purine-nucleoside phosphorylase codes for the protein MSNDPYTLAGAAAAALRAAAGLDSFDVALVMGSGWVPAADALGETVSEIPFTDLPGFSAPVVAGHGGKIRVVRTGAGRHALVFLGRSHLYEGRPVEAVVHGVRTAAAAGVRTIILTNAAGGLRPETQRVGDPVLISDHINMTGANPITGTTFIDLTEVYSKRLRALVREIDPAIAEGVYVAFRGPTYETPAEIRMLRTLGGDLIGMSTVLEAIAAREAGLDVLGLSLVTNPAAGLAGDPLDHEEVLQVGRATAARMGVLLAKVVDRL
- a CDS encoding phospho-sugar mutase, with the protein product MSAEASGPAAVVGDELVRRARQWLAQDPDPETRAELSGLIEQGDLAALADRFGRKLEFGTAGLRGELGAGPNRMNRVTVMRAAAGLAKVLGSGRHVVIGYDARHKSDVFARDTAAVLTGAGLHASVLPCPLPTPVLAFAVPHLGADAGVMVTASHNPPRDNGYKVYWGDGSQIVPPIDREISAAIDAGGPVDELPLHGPGTLTELGDDIVDDYIDAITRLPLGDARELRVAYTPLHGVGGATLTDAFLRAGFESPMAVEEQRNPDPDFPTVAFPNPEEPGAMDLAAALAARTGADLVLANDPDADRCAVGVPLGDGSVRMLTGDEVGGLLAEHVITHTSGERMVATTIVSSTLLGKIARAHGVRYGETLTGFKWIIKAGPGLVFGYEEAIGYSVGTDPLPHAADPDGTAPRPPAGDVDGAAPRPPAGDVDGADHRSAAGDGDRLPVRDKDGIGAALTVAAIAAAAKRAGRTLLDLLDDQARRYGLHATSQLSVRVDDLSLIAGAMARLRATPPATLGGRTVERADDLSRGDGGLPPTDGLRYTLSGDARVVVRPSGTEPKLKCYLEVVVPVTGDVGDARSQAAADLDAVKADLKATLGL
- a CDS encoding M20/M25/M40 family metallo-hydrolase, producing MTSAETPAVTPAESEVAELCAELIRIDSSNYGDGSGPGERAAAEAVMARLAEVGIEAAYVESAPGRGNVVTRVEGSDPSLPALLVHGHLDVVPANAADWSVDPFAGEVRDGYIWGRGAVDMKDMDAMMLAVLRQLTREGRRPRRDLVFAWVADEEAGGVYGAKHLTAHHPELFEGVTEAISEVGGYSLEVDPSLRLYLIETAQKGLAWMKLIADGTAGHGSMLNSDNAVTELATAVARVGAHQWPITLTPTVRQFLTEVADAFGIPFDEDDPRPILDRIGPLVRFVGATLSHTTNPTQLDAGYKSNVIPGQATAVIDGRFLPGHEEDFFKTVDTLIGPRVRREFVHHDIALETTFDGALVESMIAALKAEDPTARAVPYCMSGGTDNKTFFADLGVRGFGFVPLRLPADMDFASMFHGVDERVPVDALQFGVRVLDRLLINY